The Vibrio kanaloae genome has a window encoding:
- the lolA gene encoding outer membrane lipoprotein chaperone LolA: MKKVFALLFMSFSVFASPKEELSSRLALNAGFSADFKQVVTSPDGDVVMEGEGTVEIARPSLFRWETTFPDENLLVSDGQSLWYYSPFIEQVSIYWQEQATSQTPFVLLTRNQESDWDNYNVAQTGNQFTLTPTAVDSNQGDFQINITQKGIVQGFNVIEQDGQKGEFTFSNVDLGKPAADRFTFVAPQGVEVDDQRN, from the coding sequence ATGAAAAAAGTATTCGCACTTTTATTTATGAGCTTCTCAGTGTTTGCTTCTCCGAAAGAAGAGTTGAGTAGCCGCTTGGCATTGAACGCTGGCTTTAGTGCTGACTTTAAACAAGTCGTCACTAGCCCTGATGGTGATGTTGTTATGGAAGGTGAGGGCACGGTAGAGATTGCACGCCCAAGCTTGTTCCGCTGGGAGACCACGTTCCCTGATGAAAACTTGTTGGTATCTGATGGTCAAAGCTTGTGGTATTACAGCCCGTTCATTGAGCAAGTGAGCATTTACTGGCAAGAGCAAGCGACATCACAAACACCTTTCGTCCTGCTTACTCGTAACCAAGAAAGCGATTGGGATAACTACAACGTCGCGCAAACTGGTAATCAATTTACGTTAACGCCAACGGCTGTGGATTCTAATCAGGGTGATTTCCAGATTAATATCACCCAAAAGGGCATTGTTCAGGGCTTTAATGTGATTGAACAAGATGGTCAGAAAGGGGAGTTTACCTTTAGTAATGTTGACTTAGGTAAGCCAGCAGCAGACCGCTTTACTTTTGTGGCGCCACAAGGTGTCGAGGTCGACGACCAAAGAAATTGA
- a CDS encoding replication-associated recombination protein A, with translation MQLSNYSLDFAGDEDFRPLAARMRPETVEQYIGQQHILGPGKPLRRALEAGHIHSMILWGPPGTGKTTLAEVAANYASAEVERVSAVTSGVKDIRIAIEKARENKQAGRRTILFVDEVHRFNKSQQDAFLPHIEDGTVTFIGATTENPSFELNNALLSRARVYKLTSLNTEDISLVIRQAIEDKQRGLGDVSANFADNVLDRLAELVNGDARMSLNYLELLYDMAEDNDKGEKAITLQLLAEVAGEKVARFDNKGDIWYDLISAVHKSIRGSNPDAALYWSARMIAAGCDPLYIVRRLLAIASEDIGNADPRAMQVAMSAWDCFTRIGPAEGERAIAQAVVYLACAPKSNAVYTAWKQALTDAHNLPEYEVPHHLRNAPTTLMKDMGYGQEYRYAHDEPGAYAAGEKYLPPEMGEKQYYFPTKRGLETKIGEKLDYLADLDAKSPQKRYEK, from the coding sequence TTGCAATTGAGTAATTACAGCTTAGATTTTGCAGGGGACGAAGATTTTCGTCCCCTTGCTGCTCGTATGAGACCTGAAACTGTTGAACAGTATATCGGTCAGCAGCATATATTGGGTCCAGGTAAACCGCTTCGCAGAGCGTTGGAAGCGGGCCATATTCACTCGATGATTTTATGGGGTCCTCCTGGCACCGGTAAAACCACGTTAGCGGAAGTGGCTGCGAACTATGCGAGCGCAGAGGTTGAACGCGTATCAGCGGTAACCTCGGGCGTAAAAGATATTCGAATTGCGATTGAAAAAGCGCGTGAAAACAAGCAAGCCGGGCGTAGAACAATTCTGTTTGTGGACGAAGTCCATCGCTTTAACAAAAGTCAGCAAGATGCGTTCTTACCTCATATCGAAGATGGCACGGTTACGTTTATCGGCGCGACTACAGAAAACCCTTCTTTTGAATTGAATAACGCTTTGTTGTCGCGTGCGCGAGTCTACAAACTGACTTCTCTCAATACTGAGGATATCTCCCTCGTTATTCGCCAAGCTATCGAAGATAAACAGCGTGGGTTGGGTGATGTGTCTGCCAATTTTGCCGATAACGTCTTAGATCGCCTTGCTGAACTGGTCAACGGTGACGCACGTATGTCGCTCAACTATCTTGAGCTGCTGTATGACATGGCAGAAGACAACGACAAAGGCGAGAAAGCGATAACGTTGCAGTTGTTAGCTGAGGTAGCTGGTGAGAAAGTCGCTCGTTTCGATAACAAGGGCGATATTTGGTACGACCTAATCTCTGCCGTTCATAAGTCAATTCGTGGCTCTAATCCCGATGCCGCGCTGTATTGGTCGGCGCGAATGATTGCCGCGGGCTGTGACCCTCTGTATATCGTAAGACGTTTACTGGCGATTGCTTCTGAAGATATCGGTAATGCTGATCCAAGGGCCATGCAGGTAGCGATGTCAGCTTGGGACTGCTTTACTCGCATTGGCCCTGCGGAAGGGGAACGTGCGATTGCTCAAGCGGTTGTCTATTTAGCGTGTGCACCAAAGAGTAACGCCGTTTACACCGCTTGGAAACAAGCGTTAACCGATGCGCACAACCTTCCTGAATATGAAGTGCCTCATCATTTACGAAATGCACCGACAACTTTGATGAAGGACATGGGCTATGGGCAAGAATATCGTTATGCTCATGACGAACCGGGAGCCTACGCCGCTGGCGAAAAGTATTTGCCTCCTGAAATGGGAGAGAAGCAATACTATTTCCCAACAAAACGAGGCTTAGAGACCAAGATTGGCGAGAAGCTAGATTATCTGGCGGATTTGGACGCAAAAAGCCCACAAAAACGCTATGAAAAGTAG
- the serS gene encoding serine--tRNA ligase — MLDSKLLRAELDETAAKLARRGFALDVETIRELEEKRKSLQMKTEELQALRNSRSKSIGQAKAKGDHEEAERILAEVGNLGAELDQAKVALADLQSELETITMSIPNLPDVEVPDGKDEDDNVEVSRWGQPKTYDFEVKDHVDLGEMSGGLDFASAVKISGSRFIVMKGKFARLHRAIAQFMLDLHTDEHGYTEMYVPYLVNHDSLYGTGQLPKFGEDLFHTSPLTEQVSDVPLKTLSLIPTAEVPVTNMVRDTITDEAELPLKMTAHTPCFRSEAGSYGRDTRGLIRMHQFDKVELVQITKPEDSMAALEELTGHAEKVLQLLELPYRKVILCTGDMGFGSAKTYDLEVWVPAQETYREISSCSNMWDFQARRMQARFRRKGEKKPELVHTLNGSGLAVGRTMVAILENNQEADGRIAIPAVLQPYMGGVTHIG, encoded by the coding sequence ATGCTGGATTCTAAATTACTTCGAGCTGAGCTGGATGAAACAGCGGCAAAATTAGCACGTCGAGGTTTCGCCCTTGATGTAGAGACAATTCGTGAACTTGAAGAAAAACGTAAGTCCCTTCAGATGAAAACTGAAGAGCTACAAGCGTTACGTAACTCTCGATCGAAGTCCATTGGTCAAGCGAAAGCAAAAGGCGACCATGAAGAAGCTGAGCGTATCCTTGCAGAAGTAGGCAACTTAGGCGCAGAACTAGACCAAGCTAAAGTCGCATTGGCTGACCTTCAATCTGAGCTAGAAACGATCACCATGTCTATTCCTAACCTTCCTGACGTAGAAGTGCCAGATGGTAAAGACGAAGACGACAACGTAGAAGTTTCTCGTTGGGGTCAACCTAAGACTTACGACTTCGAAGTGAAAGATCATGTGGATCTTGGCGAAATGTCTGGCGGTCTTGATTTTGCTAGCGCAGTTAAAATCTCGGGTTCTCGTTTCATCGTGATGAAAGGCAAATTTGCACGTCTGCACCGTGCTATTGCTCAGTTCATGCTGGATCTTCACACTGATGAGCACGGCTACACAGAAATGTACGTACCGTACCTAGTGAACCACGATAGCCTATACGGTACTGGTCAACTTCCTAAGTTCGGCGAAGACTTATTCCACACAAGTCCGCTGACTGAACAAGTGAGTGATGTTCCTCTTAAGACTCTATCGCTTATCCCTACTGCGGAAGTACCGGTAACGAACATGGTTCGTGACACGATTACTGACGAAGCTGAACTGCCACTTAAGATGACAGCTCACACACCATGTTTCCGTTCTGAAGCGGGTTCTTACGGTCGTGACACTCGTGGCCTTATCCGTATGCACCAATTCGACAAAGTTGAATTAGTACAAATCACCAAGCCAGAAGACTCAATGGCAGCGCTTGAAGAGCTAACAGGTCACGCTGAGAAAGTACTTCAACTTCTAGAACTTCCTTACCGTAAAGTGATTCTATGTACGGGCGACATGGGCTTCGGTTCTGCGAAAACTTACGACTTAGAAGTATGGGTTCCAGCACAAGAGACTTACCGTGAGATTTCTTCTTGTTCAAACATGTGGGATTTCCAAGCGCGTCGTATGCAAGCTCGTTTCCGTCGTAAAGGTGAGAAGAAACCTGAACTTGTGCACACACTAAACGGTTCTGGTCTTGCTGTAGGTCGTACTATGGTTGCTATTCTTGAGAACAACCAAGAAGCTGACGGCCGTATTGCTATCCCAGCAGTACTTCAGCCATACATGGGCGGCGTAACGCACATTGGTTAG
- the bioA gene encoding adenosylmethionine--8-amino-7-oxononanoate transaminase, which yields MDLAFDRQHIWHPYTSTLTPLTCYPVTNADGVYLELEGGKRIIDGMSSWWSTIHGYNHPELNAAAHSQIDKVSHVMFGGITHQPAIDLCKKLLNLAPSNLEHVFLADSGSVAVEVSLKMALQYWHAKGQPRSKFLTLRDGYHGDTFAAMSVTDPDNSMHSLYKGFLPEHIFADSPKTGFWDQWDANDINSFREKLATHHQEVAAVILEPIVQGAGGMRIYHPEFLKQVRLLCDEFNVLLILDEIATGFGRTGKLFACEHADVQPDILCVGKALTGGYMTLSATLASKEVADTVCGGEAGCFMHGPTFMGNPLACAVGAASLSIIEQGHWKNQTQQIEQLFSELLPPLRGHDLVKNVRWLGAIGVVETHTPVDMETIQAHFVEQGVWIRPFGKLIYMMPPFISKPEHIEQLVCAIDSALKNSHCFT from the coding sequence ATGGATCTCGCCTTTGATCGCCAGCATATCTGGCATCCCTACACATCAACGTTAACACCTCTGACCTGCTATCCAGTCACCAACGCAGACGGTGTTTACCTAGAATTAGAAGGCGGAAAACGAATTATTGATGGTATGTCATCTTGGTGGTCAACCATCCACGGCTACAATCACCCTGAGCTAAATGCTGCAGCTCACAGCCAAATCGATAAGGTTTCACACGTTATGTTTGGTGGCATCACCCACCAACCCGCTATCGATCTATGTAAGAAGCTTTTGAATCTCGCGCCAAGTAATCTTGAGCATGTATTTTTGGCCGATTCAGGTTCAGTAGCCGTAGAAGTGAGCCTCAAGATGGCACTGCAATATTGGCACGCTAAAGGACAACCTCGCTCAAAGTTCCTAACACTAAGAGATGGTTACCACGGGGATACCTTTGCGGCGATGTCAGTGACCGACCCTGACAACTCGATGCACAGCCTCTACAAAGGCTTTTTACCGGAGCACATTTTCGCTGACTCGCCAAAAACAGGCTTTTGGGATCAATGGGACGCGAACGACATCAACAGCTTTCGAGAAAAGCTGGCAACACACCATCAAGAAGTCGCAGCCGTGATCTTAGAGCCTATCGTTCAAGGGGCTGGCGGCATGCGCATCTACCACCCTGAGTTCCTAAAACAGGTTCGCTTACTGTGTGATGAATTCAATGTATTGCTGATCTTGGATGAGATTGCGACCGGATTTGGCCGCACAGGGAAACTGTTCGCTTGTGAGCATGCCGATGTTCAACCGGACATCTTATGCGTAGGCAAGGCTTTAACTGGTGGTTATATGACATTGTCAGCAACGCTTGCGAGTAAAGAAGTTGCTGACACAGTATGTGGCGGTGAAGCGGGCTGCTTTATGCACGGACCAACCTTTATGGGCAACCCATTGGCTTGCGCAGTCGGTGCGGCAAGTTTATCCATCATCGAGCAAGGCCATTGGAAAAATCAGACTCAACAGATTGAACAGCTTTTCTCTGAGTTGCTACCACCGTTACGAGGGCATGATCTCGTCAAAAACGTTCGCTGGTTGGGCGCTATTGGCGTCGTTGAAACCCACACGCCTGTCGATATGGAAACCATTCAAGCGCACTTTGTAGAGCAAGGCGTTTGGATCCGCCCATTTGGTAAGTTGATTTATATGATGCCTCCTTTCATTAGCAAGCCTGAGCACATCGAACAACTTGTTTGCGCCATTGATAGCGCATTAAAAAATAGCCACTGCTTTACTTAA
- the bioB gene encoding biotin synthase BioB yields MEVRHDWTVAEVTALLEKPFMDLMFEAQVVHRQYQEHNHVQVSTLLSIKTGACPEDCKYCPQSAHYRTDVDKERLMEVERVLDAAQKAKNAGSTRFCMGAAWKNPKERDMPHLTDMIKGVKGMGLETCMTLGMLTPDQAGELADAGLDYYNHNLDTSPEFYGSIITTRTYQDRLDTLSHVRDAGMKICSGGIIGMGESTNDRAGLLVELANLPVHPESVPINMLVKVKGTPMENVDDVEPFDFIKLIAIARIMMPMSAVRLSAGRENMNEQMQAMCFMAGANSIFYGCKLLTTPNPDEDTDMQLFKKLGINSQQVAQKPDEIQENELLDQVVERVAARPTKDDMFYDATV; encoded by the coding sequence GTGGAAGTTCGTCATGACTGGACAGTCGCTGAAGTAACAGCGCTGCTTGAAAAACCGTTTATGGATTTAATGTTTGAAGCTCAAGTGGTTCATAGACAGTACCAAGAGCACAACCACGTGCAGGTGAGTACGCTTCTATCGATTAAGACCGGTGCTTGTCCTGAAGACTGTAAGTACTGCCCTCAAAGTGCTCACTACCGAACGGATGTCGACAAAGAACGCCTAATGGAAGTAGAGCGTGTTTTGGATGCGGCGCAAAAAGCCAAGAACGCAGGCTCGACTCGTTTCTGTATGGGCGCGGCATGGAAAAACCCGAAAGAACGCGATATGCCTCACCTGACTGATATGATCAAAGGTGTGAAAGGTATGGGTCTAGAAACTTGTATGACACTAGGCATGTTAACCCCCGATCAAGCTGGCGAGTTAGCGGATGCAGGTTTGGATTACTACAACCACAACCTTGATACGTCTCCTGAGTTCTACGGCAGCATCATCACCACTCGTACTTACCAAGATCGTTTAGATACGCTATCTCACGTGCGTGATGCCGGTATGAAGATCTGTTCTGGTGGCATTATTGGTATGGGCGAAAGTACCAATGACCGTGCAGGCCTGCTGGTAGAGCTAGCGAACCTTCCGGTACACCCTGAGAGTGTGCCAATCAACATGCTCGTGAAAGTGAAAGGCACACCGATGGAAAACGTCGATGATGTTGAACCTTTTGACTTCATTAAGTTGATTGCGATTGCTCGTATCATGATGCCAATGTCTGCGGTTCGTCTATCTGCAGGTCGCGAGAATATGAATGAACAGATGCAAGCGATGTGCTTCATGGCTGGCGCGAACTCTATCTTCTACGGTTGTAAGTTACTGACTACGCCAAACCCAGATGAAGACACGGATATGCAGCTGTTTAAGAAGTTAGGTATCAACAGCCAACAAGTGGCTCAGAAGCCTGATGAAATTCAAGAAAACGAACTGTTAGATCAAGTGGTGGAGCGCGTTGCTGCTCGTCCAACGAAAGATGACATGTTCTACGATGCCACTGTTTAA
- the bioF gene encoding 8-amino-7-oxononanoate synthase, translated as MPLFKSRIKDALVQRREQGLTRQLKVLESSNGPLLTSEGSSFINFSSNDYLGLASDPELVEAWQAGLSQYGAGSAASPMVTGFSPAHRNLEAQLCEWLGFERAILFSSGFSANQALLFSLLEKGDSLLQDKFNHASLMEAGMLCPATMKRFKHNDTQHLESLLGRSPQSLVVTEGVFSMDGDQAPLEYISSLTNQYDSWLAIDDAHGIGVLGDKGAGSCNAAQISPDILVVTFGKAFGLSGAAILCSSEVGDYLTQFARHHVYSTAMPPSQAVALSHACQMIQTQEWRREKLTELGALYTEQVNGLKGFVDTQTPIKPFLIGEAQAALSIAEELKQNQVWVTAIRPPTIPAGTARLRITLTANHSQKQILQLTRSLHQAIERNIGSGIKSHIYPSFESNKEAQ; from the coding sequence ATGCCACTGTTTAAATCTCGTATCAAAGATGCCCTTGTTCAACGCCGCGAACAGGGGCTAACTCGTCAACTCAAGGTACTCGAAAGCAGTAATGGTCCTTTGCTTACTAGCGAAGGTTCTAGCTTCATTAATTTTTCGAGTAATGATTACCTAGGCTTGGCGAGCGATCCTGAATTGGTGGAGGCTTGGCAAGCGGGACTTTCTCAGTATGGTGCTGGCAGTGCGGCATCGCCAATGGTCACGGGTTTTAGTCCTGCTCATCGAAATTTAGAAGCTCAACTTTGTGAATGGTTGGGTTTTGAACGTGCCATTCTCTTTAGTTCTGGTTTCAGTGCGAACCAAGCCTTGTTGTTTTCTCTGCTCGAAAAAGGCGACTCTCTGTTGCAAGACAAATTTAACCACGCCTCTTTGATGGAAGCGGGGATGCTTTGTCCTGCAACAATGAAACGCTTTAAGCACAACGATACACAACATCTAGAGTCGTTATTAGGTCGGTCTCCACAATCGTTAGTCGTCACTGAAGGCGTATTCAGCATGGATGGTGACCAAGCGCCTCTCGAATATATCTCTAGCCTGACTAATCAATACGACAGTTGGTTGGCGATTGATGATGCCCACGGTATTGGCGTATTAGGTGATAAAGGGGCAGGGAGCTGCAACGCCGCACAAATCTCACCTGATATCTTGGTGGTGACCTTTGGTAAAGCATTTGGCCTTTCTGGTGCTGCGATTCTTTGTTCGTCAGAAGTGGGGGATTACTTAACTCAGTTTGCGCGTCATCATGTGTATTCGACGGCGATGCCACCTTCACAAGCGGTGGCTTTGTCTCATGCGTGTCAGATGATTCAGACGCAAGAGTGGCGCCGAGAAAAGCTGACTGAGTTAGGGGCTCTCTATACAGAGCAGGTAAATGGTTTGAAAGGCTTTGTGGATACTCAGACTCCGATTAAGCCGTTTTTAATCGGCGAAGCCCAAGCTGCGTTGTCGATAGCTGAAGAGTTAAAGCAAAACCAAGTTTGGGTGACCGCAATAAGGCCGCCAACCATTCCTGCTGGAACCGCTCGATTACGAATCACGTTAACGGCTAACCATAGCCAAAAACAGATACTTCAATTAACCAGGTCGTTGCATCAAGCCATTGAACGAAACATCGGCTCAGGCATTAAATCGCATATCTATCCAAGCTTTGAATCAAATAAAGAGGCTCAGTAA
- the bioC gene encoding malonyl-ACP O-methyltransferase BioC, translating to MSQEAVVHNYVGQDKSAIAEAFGKAATTYDKHAEFQRDVGHRLLDKLPSDLSGFKVLDLGCGTGYFSGQLVKRGAEVVCADLSVGMLATAEKRCGASVSLYQQADAEQLPFEDGCFDIVFSSLALQWCDDLSSPLREMKRVTAAGGRVIFSTLLDGSLFELKKSWSKIDAHQHVNHFITINQVKIALAQSSCAAHQLDLPTITVWYDTAFELMRDLKGIGANHVSGRSQGLTSRRMLQLVEREYREFKNHQGFLPATYQVCLGVIQL from the coding sequence ATGTCACAAGAAGCAGTAGTGCATAATTACGTCGGCCAAGATAAGAGTGCGATTGCCGAAGCCTTTGGTAAAGCAGCAACAACCTATGATAAACACGCTGAATTTCAGCGCGATGTTGGCCACCGATTACTGGATAAACTACCCAGCGATCTGTCAGGTTTCAAGGTGCTGGATCTAGGTTGTGGTACTGGCTATTTCTCAGGGCAACTTGTAAAACGAGGCGCCGAAGTGGTTTGCGCTGATCTTTCTGTTGGAATGTTAGCAACAGCAGAGAAGCGGTGTGGTGCATCTGTCTCTTTATACCAACAAGCCGATGCTGAACAATTGCCGTTTGAAGATGGGTGTTTTGACATCGTTTTCTCTAGCCTTGCGTTGCAATGGTGTGACGACTTGTCGTCGCCTTTGAGAGAGATGAAGCGTGTTACAGCGGCTGGTGGGCGTGTTATTTTCTCAACTTTGCTTGATGGGTCACTGTTTGAACTGAAAAAGTCATGGTCAAAAATTGACGCACATCAACACGTTAACCATTTTATCACAATCAATCAGGTAAAAATTGCGTTAGCGCAATCTAGCTGTGCGGCTCATCAACTAGACTTGCCCACCATCACTGTTTGGTACGACACTGCGTTTGAACTGATGCGCGACCTTAAAGGTATCGGCGCTAATCACGTAAGTGGTCGCTCACAAGGTTTAACAAGTCGTCGCATGTTACAGCTTGTTGAACGGGAATATCGAGAGTTTAAAAACCATCAAGGTTTCTTACCAGCAACATATCAAGTTTGTTTAGGGGTTATTCAATTATGA